The genomic window TTTCGGCAATTAGAACAGGAACCTTTAATTCTTCAGCTAATAGCATGTCTAATCCGTGCAATAGTGCGCCACCGCCTGTTAAGATTACGCCGCGATCGATAATATCGGCTGATAGTTCTGGTGGTGTTCTTTCTAGGACGCTCTTCGATGTTTGTACAATCGTATAGATTGATTCGCGAAGGGCTTCTTCGATTTCGGTTGATTTTACCGTGATGGTGCGTGGTAAACCACTAACCATGTCACGACCACGAATGTCGATTTCTTCGTTTCGTGAGCCAGGGAATACTGTTGCTACTTTGACTTTAATGTCTTCACCGGTTCTTTCACCGATTAATAGCTTGTACTCGCGTTTTATGTACTGAATGATTTCGTTGTCAAACTTGTCACCAGCCATTTTTATAGATGAGGCTGTTACGATATCGCCCATTGATAGGACAGCGACATCTGTTGTTCCTCCACCAATGTCGACTACCATGTTACCGCTTGGTTGGAAAATATCCATTCCTGCACCAATTGCAGCAACCTTTGGTTCTTCCTCCAGCATGACATTTTTGCCACCACTTTTTTCGGCTGCTTCTTTAATAGCTTTCTTTTCAACAGCAGTGATATTAGTCGGACAGCATACAAGCATGCGTGGCTTGGATAAGAAGCCTTTTACATTTAATTTGTTAATAAAATGCTTTAGCATTGCTTCTGTTACATCAAAGTCAGCAATGACCCCATCCTTAAGGGGACGAATTGCTACTATATTTCCTGGTGTCCGGCCGACCATACGTCGTGCTTCTTCACCGACAGCGAGCACTCTTCCCGTATGATTATCTATCGCTACAACTGATGGTTCGTTTAGTACAATTCCTTTTCCTTTAACGTGTATGAGCACGTTTGCGGTACCTAAGTCAATCCCTATGTCCCTTGCATACATCCGACTAGCTCCTCCTTGCTATTCGTACAAAACGTACATACTAATCCTAATTATATATTCTACCATATATTAGACAAATTCTGCATAATCCCATAAAATTTTTTACAAAAAAAGTCGGATGATGTCGATTCACATTACCTACCATTATGTTTCTGTTCGAGACGCCACGCGTAAGCACCTCGAACAGAATTCCACTTTTGTGTACTAACCTGCCTTAGCTTACCGGCTCTTCCTCCTTTTTATACTTTGCCTTTGTGGCTTCGCCTCCACGCAAGTGGCGAATGGATTTATGATAATCGAGGATTTCTTTTACTTCATTCGCTAATTCAGGATTAATTTCCGGCAGTCTCTCGGTTAAATCTTTGTGGACAGTACTTTTGGAAACGCCAAATTCTTTCGCAATAACACGAACGGTTTTTTTCGTCTCCACGATATACCTTCCAATCTTGATAGTTCTCTCTTTGATGTAATCGTGCACACCACTCGCCCTCCCTAAGTTGGATGTGAGAAGTGTGAAATGAGACTCGCATAAGGGCTGCAACGAAGAAGTGCTTTTTTACAGGTCATATTCAAATAGTATCTATGTTATATCTTCGAAAACATTTCAACGATCCCTCACCTCAAACACTCTCTTTGACAGGTTTGTAACCATTTTATTAGCTTGGATAACAATATATGCCTGTTAAAGCCAATCGGGACAAGGGTTTCGTCACTTTTTTTTGTAAAATTCTAAAAAAAACAAGCTTTAACTAGGTAAAAAAGCCTTTACCTATGACTTTTTATCGATATGAACGGTAAAAACTGTTTAGCCTAAGCGAGAAGATAAAATTTTTCATCGAAGAAGCATATTTTTAAGAAATAGTGATTATGATAGTCATTTTTACAACGAAGCACATTGTAAAAATACAGCGCGAATTGGCAAACAGTAATCTTCCCCCTCCGTCGTTTCGACATTACTTAGGACAAGTTAGTGCCTATAACACGTCAAATCGTCATCTTATTGTTCGACTGACATGTTGTTGTTTTTTTACCATGTGAGAAAAATGTGAAATAGTTGTAACAAAATGAGATTATACTCGTCAAATAGTTTGAAACCGCAGCCGGCGCGGGAATAACAGTTATATACCTTTTAAAAATATTAAGACACACGGAAATATAAGTATGACATCACACAATTACCGAAGGGACTGACAAACATGAAGAAGTTATTTATTATGATGGCAGTAGCGCTATTTGCGATAGCAGGATGCTCCACAACGACAAGTGAACCAACTCCTAACGATGATGAATCTAACGATGGTGGTGGCATTGTGGCCGGTACATTAGAACCAAGCTTAACGTATGAAGAAACTGGCGATGGAACGTATACATTCTTTTTCAAGGTGAAAAATCAAACTGAACAAGAGCAAACATTAACGTTTACAAGTGGACAACGCTTTGAGTATAAGCTCTATAAAGATGGCGAGCACATTTACACCTATTCGATGGATAAGTCATTTATTCAAGTCATGGAGGAAATTAAGCTGAAACAAGGGGAAGAGTTTCTGATGGAAGCGACTGTTCCAGATGGAAATGGAGATCTTGGGGCTCCTAGCGAGGGATTAGAGCCTGGTAACTATAAGATTGAATTCTGGCTTGTTGATGATGCATGGCCAGATGCGAAGGCATCCGTGGAGTTTGCAGTGGAATAAGTTATACAGGCATTTCCGCCATTTGTAGTGTAACAAATTATATAGGCATTTCCGCGTTTGTAGTGTAACAAATTATAGGCATTTCCGCCGTTTGTAGTGGAATAGCCCACACAGGCATCGGCCGAACACTATTTACCTAACATGTAACACCTAATCAAATGGATCACGTAAAAAGCATCGGATGAGATTCCGATGCTTTTAATATGTTTGCCGTGTTTCATTGTCTGTTGACTTTAGCAAGTCTCCCCACGTTTTTGAGCCACGGCTGATAGATTGCGAGAGTAGCTCGACAAATAGAAAGGCTGTTGTAAGAGCGTCTCCTAGTGCATTGTGGCGCCCGTAAATACGCGTGCCAAATGCCATCGCATAGCGCTCGAGGTCACGAATTTGCGTGTCATATGTTGGAGCGATGAAGTTTATTACATCGAGTGTGTCAATCGTAGGTTGCTTCTTCAAGTGAAGTTTATTGCGCTTTAGCTCACTTTTTAAAACAAGCATATCAAAGGATATATAATGGCCCACCATACAATTACTGTTATGATTCTCCATGAATGAAAAAAAGCTTGATATCGCATCGAGTGAGTGTGGTGCTTTACTTATCGTGTTTTCGGTAATCCCTGTTAAATCTGTTATGAATGGTGGAAGGTCGCGGTCTGGGTTGACATACGTTTGAAAAATGTCTTGCTCTTTCACCTCGAGTCCCTTCACATGAACAGCTCCAATCTCAATTAAACGGTCTACTCCCGTTACTTGGAAGCCCGTTGTTTCTGTATCGAACACAGTAAACGATACATCTTCAATCGGTGTCGAAAGTGGGATTTCCTCGTTTATGTTCATCGAAAAAGGCTTCCTTAGAAAAAACAACATGGACACCTCCTGTAAAATTTAGTCGTTCCGCGTCATCATAATTTTTAAAGTTTGCAATTGTACAAGCCTAAGGCCCATTGTGACGTAATATTTAACTTGCTAACATTCACACTTTACATCACAGGCTGAAATTTGAGTATAAAAGACCTTGTAGTTCGCGAATTGACTTTAGGCTAAGAATTAACTCTTCTTTTTCCCGAGACGTCATATGTGTAAACATTAAAATGGATGATGACTGTTCCTGTCTTGTGTGCTGCTGCCACTTTCTCGTTACATAGACTGTCATCACTTCGTCAATAGCCGTCGTTATATCCTTAATAAAGTCGGCTTCTAGCACTCCTTTGTTAGCAAGCTGTTGAATTCGCTCTTGCGGTGTGCCAGAAATAATACGATGGACTAACGATAATATTTGTAGACTATGGTGGTACGGAAATAATATTTCTTTTTTCATATCAATCGATTTACGATCTAAGCGAAACAACGAGCGAATCGGTTGGTCAAGCGTCGGAACGGGATGCTCTTTTTCTAGCTGGGCAAGACGATATAAGAAGATTTTTGAGCGGTCCAAAAGCTCGCGAATACCGTCCTCAAAGGTTTCGTGTACTTCTTCATCCCCGTATAGCTTTCGATAGGAAAAAAAGTTTTGCGCTAATAGTAGATTTTCATTTGTTGATTGAATCGACCACTGACGCAAGCGATCTCGCCACTGCTGTATCGTGCCGCGCCACTGCGGATTACTCGCCATCATATCTCCTTTACAGCGCGCATAGCCTGCCCGCTCCATATTCTTCACTATTTTTTCACCAAGCTTTGAAAAATAAGGGTGATCTTGCTCGTACACGAGAAAGTGATCTTGGTCTGTGAGTAGAAATTGCTCTCTACGACCACTCGAGCCCATTACGTAAAAGCTAAAGGCTGAAGGTGGTGAACCAAGTTCCTCCACAGCAAGCTGCACACAGCGCTTTACAAGACGATCATATAAATCTGTCATAATAGTAAGAACTTGTGCAACAGGCACTTTGTCATGCATTAAATTAGCTAACACATCGTACATCGCTGATTTCATTCGTGGTAGGAGTTCGTGATTAGCATTGTCCACTTGCTGCAGGGTGCGAATCATATTTTCATTTTTTTTACGAAGCAAATCGGACAGACTTACGATTCCAACTAGTCTATCGTTTTCAACAACGGGGAGATGCTTAATGTTATGCTGTAAAAAGGTTGAGAGCGCATCATAAAAGTAAGCGAAGCGCGAGATTGTGATAGGGTTTACAGTCATTATATGGACGGCAGGCTCGTCATATGAGTATCCCGCTGCCAATACGCGGTTTACAAGGTCCCGTTCGGTAATAATGCCTTGTAGCTGTCCTTGCTGCGATATGAGAATTGAGCTCACTCGGTGCTTGGCCATCAGCGCTGCGATGCTGCGGATTGTTGTCGTAGCTTCGGCCTGGATTGTTGTATCGGTCATAATATCTTGCACACGCGTCACTATCGCCTTGCTTTCCCCATAGTGGCGCGCAAGCTTCACCTGCTCGGCCAGCGATGTGTAAATATCTCGCAGGCGCACAGAGATTTGCTGAAGCAAGTAATCATGAACGTTTGGATCATCCCAACGCTTCGTTAGCACATCAAATGGGATGAGAAGCGCATCCACCTGCTCGATTGCTCGCACCTCTACCAGCTGCTCGGGCCCATCATATGGAGACGCGCCAAGAAAGCTGGCAAGACTAGAAAACCCAAAGAGTTCCCCGGGCTGTACGACCTCAAGCACCTCTTCGACGCGACGATCATCGCTGCTAATATACACTTCAGCAACTCCAGCGGTAATTAACATCAAACCGGGGCGTGCTTGGTTTTTTTGAAAAATAATATCGTGCTTGTTGTACGATTTTTTTTCGCACATGGACAGAAGCTCGGTGGCTCCGCTAAAAATCGGGTGGTCTTGTAGCATGTTTCATCATCCTTGTTATTTAATTTGAGTGCATGGGGACGGTTCTCCCGCTTCCTTCGGTATTCGAAGGAAGCAGGAGAACCGTCCCCTAACTGCCAAAGGCCTGCAGCCACAGAGGCTACAGGCATGGTGCCACTAGTATTGTTAATCCATCCACACTTCGCCATCTTTGTATGACATTTGTTCTGGGTAACGAAGGTCCATAACCTCTTCTTGTATTTTTTGTGATGGAGCCTTTGTCATCAATGAAACTACTATATTTGCAATGAAGCCCGCTGCTGCTCCGAATACACCGGCACCTGTATCAATGATGCCTGCGATTGTGAAGCCGCCCCACTTCGCTGCGTAAATGTACGCTAGCGTGACAAGTAGACCTACTACTAATCCAGCAATAACCCCTTTGGAGTTAGCGCGTTTCCACCATACACCAAGTACGAGGGCTGGGAAGAACGTTCCGGATGCAAGAGCAAACGCCCAGGCTACAATTTGCGTAATTGCTCCCGGTGGGTTTAATGCTGTTACACCGGCAAGCACTGTTGCAAGCACGATTGTAAGACGTGCCACGTTTAAACGATTTTGTTCCGTGGCATTTGGTTTTAATACACGATAGTAAATATCATGTGCAAATGAAGATGAGATGGCGATCATTAATCCACCAGCTGTTGATAAGGCGGCGGCCATCGCACCGGCTGCAACTAAACCGATAACAAACATACCAAGATTCGCAATTTCCGGTGTTGCCATAACGACGATATCTCTGTTAATAACGAGCTCACTCCACTGAAGAATACCATCGCCATTGCCATCAGCAATTGATAGTTTCCCAGTTTGAATCCATGACGTGGTCCAAGCTGGCAATTCACTAATCTTTTGGCCCACCACATTTTTCATGATGATGTAACGTGAAAATGCAGCATACGCCGGAGCTGATAAGTATAATAGCCCGATGAATAATAACGCCCACGCACCAGACCAGCGGGCAGCCTTCATCGTTGATACTGTATAAAAGCGCACGATAACGTGTGGCAAACCTGCTGTACCAGCCATTAACGTAAACATTAGCGCTAAAAATTGCCACTTCGTACCGTTTGTGAACGGTGCAAAGTATTCAGAGATACCTAGTTCACGGTCTATCTCACCAAGCTTTTCTACAATTCCCCCGTAAGATACCCATGGTACAGGGTTCCCTGTAATTTGCATCGACATGAAAATAACGGGTATTAAGTAAGCAATAATGAGAATGATATATTGGGCAACCTGTGTCCACGTGATTCCCTTCATTCCACCGAAACCAGCGTAGAAGGCAATAAGCACTACCCCAATCATTGTACCGATCGCTGCATCGACCTCAAATAAGCGCCCGATAACAACCCCTGAACCTGATAATTGACCGATTGAATATGTGAAACTGATAATAATCGTACAAACGGCCGCAATTACGCGTGCAGTATGACTTTCAAAACGGTCCCCGATAAATTCAGGAACTGTATAACGACCGTATTTCCGTAGCTGTGGTGCAAGTAAGAACGTTAAGAGTAGGTAACCTCCCGTCCAACCCATTATGTACCCGAGGCCGTCGTAGCCGAGAAGCATAACAGTACCGGCTAAACCGATAAACGATGCAGCACTCATCCAGTCTGCACCAATTGCCATCCCATTCCATACAGGTGGTACCCCACGAGATGCAACGTAGAAATCCGATGTTGCTTTTGCTTTGTTATAAATTGCAATACCGATATAAAGTGCAAACGTTAATAAAATAATGGATAATGAGACCAAAAATTGTCCGTCCATTTCCATCCCCCTTTATGTTAGGATTTCCCCCAATTTTCTTATCTAGTATTTTAATGATCTAGTACTTTCCCCTGGCTAACCTGCTCATTTCTAGCTTCATCTATGCCGTACTTTTTATCAATTTGATCTGACAGAATAGCGTTTACAAATAATAAAATAATGAAGGTTACGATAGAGCCAAAAGCCCCCATAAAGTAATGAAACGGAAATCCCCCTAAAATAGAAAATTGTAATGATTCCGCAAACATAGCTACACCGAACGACACAATAAACCAAATAATTAAATAGATGACAGTATTCCGTGTTCGTTCTCTAAAATAGCTGTCTGCCACACTTTTTTCGATTTTTTTCAAGCAGCTCACCCCCGTGATTTTTTCAATAAGACCGTGAAAACACCACTACACACAGCAGGTTCGTTTTAATACATAGATCACCCCCTTAAAATTACTAGCTTTCGTTCAAGCTGGATAAACATTTAAGAGTCTCGCAATCAGTGCGAGCTAATAGATAGTTCGGCAGTCATTTAACTTAAGTGTTTTGAGTTAGTTCAAGCTGAATACAAATTTGAGAGTTTCGAAAAACGGTGCTGGAAACATAGCGACATCGATGAGGAAGTAGATAGTTAGTGCGGCGAATGGCATGATTAAGAAAAGCGAGTTCTTCTTTTTTATAAAAAGATAGATTGCAACGATAGTAACGAGGATATTAAAATAAAAAAATATCAATTTATGCCCCCCTTTATTATTGTAAGCGTTATCAAATTATGTTGATTTTAATTGAGAATCATTGTTACTGAAAGGTTTTAATATTTTTAGAAAATTCTCAAAGTTATCTTACCCTTATGTTCACATAACTGTCAATATTTTCTTTACGATAATTTTCGCGCTTTTACTAGAATTGCTAGAAACACTGAAACCACAATTCAAACCTAATCGTTTTAAAGAGCTCAATCATCAGTACTCACTACACTTCACAAGATGTGGTGAATGTTGTAAAAAATTGGAACACAAATAGCTGTCGAGGGAGGTCCCGACAGCCTGATTGTTTTACTTTAGAAGACTTTTCCAATTAATCATTTGATAGTTTAAATTTTGCAAATGAATGTTTTAATCTATCTGCCATTTGAGACAGCTCATTTGATGATGCTGATAACTCTTGAATGGTCGCATTCTGCTCTTCAGTTGTCGCTGCTACTTGCTCTAAATTACTTGCTGATATAACGGAAACCTCGTTAATTTCATGAGCTGACTGCAGCATAATTGCCATTTTGCCATTCGTATTTGTTACTGCTTCAGTAACTAAAGTATTAGAGTCTTTAACTTGTTGAATTGAAGAAGCGATTTGATCAAAGATTACCCCAACTTCATTTACAAGTGCAGAACCTTCTTTTACTGCTTCTGTATTTTCATTCATCACATCAACAGCTTCTTCAGTTTCTTTATATGTCAAACGTAATATGTCAGCAATTTTACCTGCTGCTTGCGCTGTTTGCTCGGCTAATTTACGAACTTCGCTAGCCACAACTCCAAAACCTTTACCGTTTTCTCCAGCTCTTGCTGCTTCAATAGCGGCATTTAGCGCAAGTAAATTTGTTTGTTCTGAAATATCCGTAATTAATGTAACGATTTGTCGAATCTCTTTAGACTGTCCATTTAATGTTTGAATCGCTTTACTTAATTTTACACCCATTTGGTTAATAGTTTGCATTTGTTTAACAACATCACGAACATGTGATGTCCCCTCCGAAACAAGGAATGTTGAGGATTCAGTTAATTCATTAGCATCTTGAATCCGATCCGTGACAACTTGAATTTCTCTCGATATATCTTCGACTGCTTCGTTTGTTGTTTCAGAAAGAAGTTTTTGTTTATCTGCACTTGTCGCTACATACATTATAGACTCTGTAATCTCAATGTTAGTCTGCGATGTTACTTCCGCATTTTCGCTCAGTGTTCGTGACATTTGATTTACATCGTTTGATAAATTCATAATCTCACGAATCGATGCATCAAGCTCTTTTTGCAGTTGGTTCATAGCAGTGGCGATTTGCCCCACTTCATCTTTTGATTTGGTATTTATGTTCGTTGCTGCAAGGTTTCCGTTTGCTAATTCATCACAGAGTGTAACCGTCTGTTTCAAACGTTTGCTTACTTGTCTACTTACTACAATTTGTAAAATAAATGAAACAATAAATGCTGCTGCAATTACAATAAATGCAGTCTCAAGCATACTTCTTATTTTTTCTTGCATGTTTTTTGTAATAACTTTACGTTCTTCAAGTACAATATTCTTCAGCTCATTTAGGAGAATAACGTTTACATCACGTACTTCATTTATTTTGTTCTGTAGGTAAATGAGATCAGATACACTGATTAAGTTACCTTTAGACCGTGTATCATCAATAGTTGGTTGAATCGTATGTATAAATGTATTATTTAATTCATCGTTTACACTTATGATTGATGTATGTAATTTTTTTGCACGCTCCTGCGTTAAAACAGGCTTGAGTGCATCTGCTTTTTCAACAAATAACGTATCCAACTCTTCGTAAGATTCCAAAGTATCTTCTTTTATGTTGGTCATATAGTCATTTGTAAGAATGAATTTTTGTCTGAAAATTGACCCTATCTCAGTAATAGTAACTGCAGCATCACTTTTGGCTTCCACTTCTTCAAATTCATCCATTAAGTCTAAGATAGTATAGCTTATAAAAGCAAATACACCTAAAAACACACACATCATAATAGAAAACAAGACACCATATTTACGTCCAATCGTGGTGACCCTGAATACGTTCATGTTTTTCTTCACTCCTTGAAAGGGAAAGAATGCAAAAATATGCATCTTTTTCGCTGTATCTAATTTTTTGACATATATCATGCTCAACATAAAACTAATAGCGTAGTAATTGTTTCATAATTGTTGGTGAATAATATCTAGTTGCGAACTCATGAATTAATAATTCATATATTTATATAATAAGATTGCTGGGTTAGAAAATAACTCTGCTTAAGAGACCATTCTATAACTATTAATTTAGGATTATTTGTTGGTTGTATCACAGAAAATTGCTAGAGTCTCATTAGACTTTTCATTTTTCCTTCTATCAAAACGCTAGGTTCATTCTATAAACAAGCAGCTAATGTAATGTTGAGAAACATAAAAGTTTTTTGTCTAACTAAGTAGTGTTTTGACAAATAAAAGTATGTTTTGTATCTCTATGAATTAAAGGTCATCAGGGGAGTATTTCGACTTTCTCTGGTTACACCTTTATCATGGTTACTTTTCAATAAGTAGACCTCCTCATATAAGAAGGTCATCTTGTATTTAAAATTAGGAGTCCAATTTGGTCGGTAAAATTCCAGACTAAATTAGCAGGTGTCCCTCCCGACTTAATCAAAACCAAATCGTTGGTCGTTACATTTAAAGATGTTAGTAATTCTGTATTATTTACGATGGATTGATATAAAATGTCGTTTGCTATTACAATTTGTTCAGTAAAAGTCATAGAGAATGCCTCTTCATGAAGTTGTACATAAAATTGGCCGTCTTTAAACATTCCGATTGCGAAAAAGTTAGATTCAGTGACATTTGTTAATGTATGAAAATCAGTATTCGTATTTGAAGAGATGCTCATTGTGTTCTCCCTTTCTTTCGACAACATACTACTTGTATTACCAAATATTACTATAAGCATACTCAACACTAACACACTATTGAGGTGAAATATACAACTAATCGCTTTTAGTGACCATGAACATATCTTACAACTTATAGTAATCCTCACAGTACAGAGTATTATATTCAAAAGGGAAGGTATTTGACAATATGCTACAATTGTTACCTTACGTTCAGGTATTGTAGTTTTTTGATTTGGTGCACCCAATCAGTTATTGTTTTTTCACCTTTCTATTATGTGGTATTTCTAGGTGTAATGTAATCGCTTCCATTACGGTGATGGTGTCTTTTATTATTGTTTTACAGGATGGGGGGGTTAGACAAGACACACTTTTTGGTGTTTTATTTTTCCAGAGTAATATTTTCCAGTAATATATTTCACCTATACTGTACGTGTCATATAACTAGGAGACTTCAATATTGAAGTTATATATAAAAGTAAGTTTGCTAGTTCCCTACTGAAGAAAGGGCATCATTCAGCGCTGCGTCCTCGAAGAGTATGTCAAAAGATAATCACTTTCTTTATATAATGCTTGGATTGTCTCATCTTTAATCTTTTTGGTGTTTTTCCTTTTTCTTAATCTTCTACAATTCTTTTAAAATTATCTCAGTGCGAAATTGTTCATTCTTTCTTACTTATCGAACAATCTCATAATTAAACTGTTACAAATGCTTCTTTCAGCTTTAGCTAAAGTTTCGCAGCTCATAATGAGCCCTTACTTCTTCAACCCTACATTAACTTCAATAAATTTTTTGAATATAAAAAGTTCCCCCTATGGAAAAGCAGATTTTCACTTCTAATCTGTTTCCCATAAGAGGAACTTAATCTTGTGACTTACAGTCTATTTATTTTTTTGTGTTTTCATATATTCAAGCACATCACGGTCGATTTTCCCTAGTTCTTGCTCACGTTCTTCGAAATTCTCCGTATGAATGTAGGCGGTCAGGGCTTTGTGTAGGTCACTATCATTCTTTAAGTATCCGAGGCGCTTGAGATGACTTTGCACTTCACGTTCTACTTCACCTTCGATAGATACTACATTTTCAGGAGAACTCGTGCGTTCGAAATATAAGCGGTGCAGTCGATACAATCTCGTTAGTTCCTCAATAGGGCTCGCGTGGTCCTCTACACGAAGGTCAATGAATCTATCGTTGTAGCCACCATAGCCGCCACCTTCTTTCACAACAAGCAACGCAGCAGATTGCATGCCACGACTATCGCCACCAGCGGATTGTCCCGCTGCTAGTGCTTCAAGCAATCTCTCCGCTAACGTCCCTGTTGATGCAGTGAACGTTTGTGCCATTGCTTGCACTGTTTCTTCACTTACTAAAATATTGCCTTGCGCTGCGAAGTTTTCTCCCG from Bacillus sp. HMF5848 includes these protein-coding regions:
- a CDS encoding DUF294 nucleotidyltransferase-like domain-containing protein translates to MLQDHPIFSGATELLSMCEKKSYNKHDIIFQKNQARPGLMLITAGVAEVYISSDDRRVEEVLEVVQPGELFGFSSLASFLGASPYDGPEQLVEVRAIEQVDALLIPFDVLTKRWDDPNVHDYLLQQISVRLRDIYTSLAEQVKLARHYGESKAIVTRVQDIMTDTTIQAEATTTIRSIAALMAKHRVSSILISQQGQLQGIITERDLVNRVLAAGYSYDEPAVHIMTVNPITISRFAYFYDALSTFLQHNIKHLPVVENDRLVGIVSLSDLLRKKNENMIRTLQQVDNANHELLPRMKSAMYDVLANLMHDKVPVAQVLTIMTDLYDRLVKRCVQLAVEELGSPPSAFSFYVMGSSGRREQFLLTDQDHFLVYEQDHPYFSKLGEKIVKNMERAGYARCKGDMMASNPQWRGTIQQWRDRLRQWSIQSTNENLLLAQNFFSYRKLYGDEEVHETFEDGIRELLDRSKIFLYRLAQLEKEHPVPTLDQPIRSLFRLDRKSIDMKKEILFPYHHSLQILSLVHRIISGTPQERIQQLANKGVLEADFIKDITTAIDEVMTVYVTRKWQQHTRQEQSSSILMFTHMTSREKEELILSLKSIRELQGLLYSNFSL
- a CDS encoding rod shape-determining protein, whose amino-acid sequence is MYARDIGIDLGTANVLIHVKGKGIVLNEPSVVAIDNHTGRVLAVGEEARRMVGRTPGNIVAIRPLKDGVIADFDVTEAMLKHFINKLNVKGFLSKPRMLVCCPTNITAVEKKAIKEAAEKSGGKNVMLEEEPKVAAIGAGMDIFQPSGNMVVDIGGGTTDVAVLSMGDIVTASSIKMAGDKFDNEIIQYIKREYKLLIGERTGEDIKVKVATVFPGSRNEEIDIRGRDMVSGLPRTITVKSTEIEEALRESIYTIVQTSKSVLERTPPELSADIIDRGVILTGGGALLHGLDMLLAEELKVPVLIAENPMECVAIGTGIMLENLDKLPRRKFS
- a CDS encoding sodium:solute symporter family protein, whose protein sequence is MDGQFLVSLSIILLTFALYIGIAIYNKAKATSDFYVASRGVPPVWNGMAIGADWMSAASFIGLAGTVMLLGYDGLGYIMGWTGGYLLLTFLLAPQLRKYGRYTVPEFIGDRFESHTARVIAAVCTIIISFTYSIGQLSGSGVVIGRLFEVDAAIGTMIGVVLIAFYAGFGGMKGITWTQVAQYIILIIAYLIPVIFMSMQITGNPVPWVSYGGIVEKLGEIDRELGISEYFAPFTNGTKWQFLALMFTLMAGTAGLPHVIVRFYTVSTMKAARWSGAWALLFIGLLYLSAPAYAAFSRYIIMKNVVGQKISELPAWTTSWIQTGKLSIADGNGDGILQWSELVINRDIVVMATPEIANLGMFVIGLVAAGAMAAALSTAGGLMIAISSSFAHDIYYRVLKPNATEQNRLNVARLTIVLATVLAGVTALNPPGAITQIVAWAFALASGTFFPALVLGVWWKRANSKGVIAGLVVGLLVTLAYIYAAKWGGFTIAGIIDTGAGVFGAAAGFIANIVVSLMTKAPSQKIQEEVMDLRYPEQMSYKDGEVWMD
- a CDS encoding PolC-type DNA polymerase III, whose product is MFFLRKPFSMNINEEIPLSTPIEDVSFTVFDTETTGFQVTGVDRLIEIGAVHVKGLEVKEQDIFQTYVNPDRDLPPFITDLTGITENTISKAPHSLDAISSFFSFMENHNSNCMVGHYISFDMLVLKSELKRNKLHLKKQPTIDTLDVINFIAPTYDTQIRDLERYAMAFGTRIYGRHNALGDALTTAFLFVELLSQSISRGSKTWGDLLKSTDNETRQTY
- the spoIIID gene encoding sporulation transcriptional regulator SpoIIID — protein: MHDYIKERTIKIGRYIVETKKTVRVIAKEFGVSKSTVHKDLTERLPEINPELANEVKEILDYHKSIRHLRGGEATKAKYKKEEEPVS
- a CDS encoding methyl-accepting chemotaxis protein — translated: MNQLQKELDASIREIMNLSNDVNQMSRTLSENAEVTSQTNIEITESIMYVATSADKQKLLSETTNEAVEDISREIQVVTDRIQDANELTESSTFLVSEGTSHVRDVVKQMQTINQMGVKLSKAIQTLNGQSKEIRQIVTLITDISEQTNLLALNAAIEAARAGENGKGFGVVASEVRKLAEQTAQAAGKIADILRLTYKETEEAVDVMNENTEAVKEGSALVNEVGVIFDQIASSIQQVKDSNTLVTEAVTNTNGKMAIMLQSAHEINEVSVISASNLEQVAATTEEQNATIQELSASSNELSQMADRLKHSFAKFKLSND
- a CDS encoding DUF1028 domain-containing protein, with the protein product MTYSIVGFDPETKELGIAVQSKFLGVGAVVPWAKAGVGAVATQSYANTAYGPKGLELMAAGKSAEEAIMLLTSDDNDREMRQVGLVDATGRSATFTGKECYDWAGGIAGENFAAQGNILVSEETVQAMAQTFTASTGTLAERLLEALAAGQSAGGDSRGMQSAALLVVKEGGGYGGYNDRFIDLRVEDHASPIEELTRLYRLHRLYFERTSSPENVVSIEGEVEREVQSHLKRLGYLKNDSDLHKALTAYIHTENFEEREQELGKIDRDVLEYMKTQKNK
- a CDS encoding DUF4212 domain-containing protein; this encodes MKKIEKSVADSYFRERTRNTVIYLIIWFIVSFGVAMFAESLQFSILGGFPFHYFMGAFGSIVTFIILLFVNAILSDQIDKKYGIDEARNEQVSQGKVLDH
- a CDS encoding BsuPI-related putative proteinase inhibitor produces the protein MKKLFIMMAVALFAIAGCSTTTSEPTPNDDESNDGGGIVAGTLEPSLTYEETGDGTYTFFFKVKNQTEQEQTLTFTSGQRFEYKLYKDGEHIYTYSMDKSFIQVMEEIKLKQGEEFLMEATVPDGNGDLGAPSEGLEPGNYKIEFWLVDDAWPDAKASVEFAVE